A DNA window from Rhizobium sp. NXC14 contains the following coding sequences:
- a CDS encoding trifunctional glycosyltransferase/class I SAM-dependent methyltransferase/polysaccharide deacetylase, protein MPIVSIITPAHGAETTLSSTLESLIAQSHADWECIIIDDGSTDQTAQIADRFADRDTRFRVLRQEQSGVSVARNAGLAQAKGDWVVFLDSDDTLAFSHLEIMLGHTRTLPQADILHCGWRRLKHGAPWWQSHPAVKMDNPFAETARYCPFAIHAALVRRSRLTEIGGFDPEMKMCEDWDLWQRLARAGAEFAPVEGLMADVSVTAGSLSSNRIKHLDFGLKVIRRGHHSDPRVTDPVPALAQGVTQAALGTACWYLAIWLVGASIGQGDNPGELLDRVAEPIPPNADVYALIAVMVDGIVVGAFADEPIWPGLWSKIQDKLPELEAWFNRHGPQEAFGSLLVRSMERKVADQLPTNVLTTIGTTRIQPIDLDRPIVDLILPGIERLRCCIWRGPTPLGQVEFVVFGAIEADTIRNRLRMVFGPDFDQDDGRAVSTSMAAPSHRRVARRLLKLMAKISHWAKAKTVAGWWRKEEPTPTHVDSILVTAHTGRAEFDRIVDEERQRAIAASRQMFNEKPSKKTGPAGDEVPRYDTEAYWEELFSQVDPWDYRNNYETVKYLQTLSLLDARRFSNGLELACAEGTFTRMLAPRVDNLLATDISASAVARAASLQDHDSPVAYRQLDLLRDELGGPYDLIVCSEVLYYLENREKLRQIVDKIAGSLRTGGWFVTAHANLLIDRPNETGFGWPHEFGAIGIGETFDQHPDLTLSAEAKSPLYRIQRFEKVERGGFLEPTRVEVNTAQPLPLQVASQVRWRGGRVVESAADWNDVPILMYHQVSDDGPEQLSRYRQSPEAFESQLAFLRDAGWRGMTLDRLLACFDEGAKPPEKTLVLTFDDATRDFMTHALPLLHRYGFPSSLFVPTDRVGSSAIWDSAYGPPAPLLTWEELAAVANSDVTLGAHGARHVRLSALAPESLLRELAGSKAMLEKCLGREVLAVAYPYGDFDPAIREIAEQCGYRIGLSCVGGRVQANADKLALKRQEVFSGITRSEFANLLFG, encoded by the coding sequence ATGCCTATAGTTTCCATCATTACACCGGCGCATGGAGCGGAAACAACACTTTCCTCGACGTTGGAGAGCCTGATAGCCCAAAGTCATGCTGACTGGGAATGCATCATCATTGATGATGGTTCAACCGATCAGACGGCTCAGATCGCGGACCGTTTCGCGGATCGGGATACGCGCTTCCGTGTGCTGCGGCAGGAGCAGAGCGGCGTGTCAGTTGCTCGCAATGCGGGGCTGGCGCAGGCGAAAGGCGACTGGGTCGTCTTCCTCGACTCAGACGACACCTTGGCATTTTCCCACCTCGAAATCATGCTAGGTCACACGCGAACTTTGCCGCAGGCCGACATTCTGCATTGCGGTTGGCGCCGCCTGAAACATGGTGCTCCCTGGTGGCAGTCTCACCCCGCGGTCAAAATGGACAATCCGTTTGCCGAAACAGCGCGCTATTGCCCTTTCGCGATCCACGCAGCCTTGGTTCGCCGGTCCCGGCTTACAGAAATCGGCGGCTTCGATCCAGAGATGAAAATGTGCGAGGACTGGGACCTGTGGCAGCGCCTCGCCCGGGCTGGCGCCGAGTTTGCGCCGGTCGAAGGCCTGATGGCCGATGTTAGCGTAACGGCCGGCTCGCTGTCGTCAAACAGGATCAAACATCTCGATTTTGGTCTTAAGGTGATCCGGCGCGGCCACCATTCCGATCCCCGCGTCACCGATCCGGTGCCGGCGCTCGCCCAGGGAGTAACGCAGGCCGCGTTAGGAACAGCCTGCTGGTATCTCGCGATCTGGCTCGTCGGCGCCTCAATAGGTCAAGGCGACAATCCTGGTGAACTGCTCGACCGAGTGGCAGAGCCTATTCCACCTAACGCCGATGTCTACGCGCTCATCGCGGTAATGGTAGACGGGATTGTGGTCGGCGCCTTCGCGGACGAGCCGATTTGGCCCGGACTTTGGTCGAAGATCCAGGACAAGCTTCCCGAGCTGGAGGCCTGGTTTAATCGGCATGGTCCCCAAGAAGCTTTTGGTTCCCTGTTGGTTCGTTCAATGGAGCGAAAGGTCGCTGACCAACTACCGACCAACGTGCTCACCACGATCGGAACAACAAGGATACAGCCAATTGATTTGGATCGCCCTATCGTCGACCTCATCTTGCCCGGCATCGAGCGGTTGCGCTGTTGCATCTGGCGAGGTCCGACCCCGCTAGGGCAAGTGGAGTTTGTTGTCTTTGGAGCAATCGAAGCCGATACGATACGAAATCGACTCAGGATGGTGTTCGGCCCGGACTTCGATCAGGATGACGGGCGCGCTGTCTCCACCAGCATGGCGGCGCCAAGCCACCGCCGAGTAGCTCGACGGTTGCTGAAGCTCATGGCGAAAATATCACATTGGGCCAAAGCTAAGACAGTAGCGGGTTGGTGGCGCAAGGAGGAGCCGACACCGACACATGTCGATTCGATATTGGTCACCGCGCATACCGGGCGCGCCGAATTCGACCGAATCGTCGACGAGGAACGTCAGCGGGCGATTGCAGCCTCGAGGCAGATGTTCAATGAGAAGCCGTCGAAAAAAACCGGCCCGGCGGGCGATGAGGTGCCGAGGTACGATACGGAAGCGTACTGGGAGGAGCTTTTTTCCCAGGTCGATCCTTGGGACTACCGAAATAACTATGAGACTGTGAAATATCTTCAAACATTGTCATTGTTGGACGCTCGCCGCTTTTCAAACGGCCTTGAGCTGGCCTGCGCGGAAGGAACCTTTACACGGATGTTGGCGCCCCGCGTCGACAACCTGCTGGCAACCGACATTTCGGCGTCGGCAGTCGCTCGAGCCGCCTCGCTTCAGGACCATGATTCTCCGGTAGCCTATCGGCAGTTGGATCTTTTGAGGGACGAGCTAGGAGGACCTTACGATCTCATCGTCTGCAGTGAAGTTCTGTACTATTTGGAGAACAGAGAAAAGCTCCGGCAGATAGTCGATAAGATTGCGGGCAGTCTTCGAACTGGTGGTTGGTTCGTTACCGCTCACGCCAACCTCCTGATCGATAGGCCGAATGAGACAGGCTTTGGGTGGCCGCATGAATTCGGTGCGATCGGCATAGGTGAGACGTTTGACCAACATCCGGATTTAACTCTCTCGGCTGAAGCCAAGAGTCCGCTCTATAGAATCCAAAGGTTCGAGAAGGTAGAGCGCGGGGGCTTCCTAGAGCCTACACGCGTGGAAGTAAACACGGCGCAGCCTCTGCCTCTTCAAGTCGCCAGCCAAGTACGCTGGAGAGGCGGGCGAGTTGTGGAATCGGCCGCCGACTGGAACGATGTCCCGATCTTGATGTACCATCAGGTTTCGGACGATGGCCCGGAACAGCTTTCTCGATACCGCCAGTCTCCAGAGGCCTTCGAATCCCAACTGGCCTTCCTGCGCGACGCCGGATGGCGAGGAATGACTTTGGATCGGCTGCTTGCTTGTTTCGACGAAGGCGCCAAACCGCCCGAAAAAACGTTGGTTCTGACCTTCGACGACGCTACACGCGATTTCATGACGCATGCCCTCCCCCTGCTACATCGATATGGCTTCCCATCCTCGCTCTTTGTCCCAACCGATAGGGTCGGCAGCTCTGCAATATGGGATTCGGCCTATGGACCGCCGGCTCCACTACTAACTTGGGAGGAACTTGCGGCGGTCGCGAACAGCGACGTGACGCTGGGCGCCCACGGTGCCCGGCACGTGCGTTTGTCTGCCCTGGCACCGGAGAGCCTATTGCGAGAGCTTGCTGGCTCCAAGGCTATGCTCGAGAAATGCCTAGGTCGAGAAGTGCTGGCGGTCGCATATCCGTACGGCGACTTCGACCCCGCTATCAGGGAGATAGCCGAACAGTGTGGCTACCGGATCGGGCTAAGCTGCGTCGGTGGCAGGGTGCAGGCAAATGCAGATAAGCTCGCATTGAAAAGACAGGAGGTTTTCAGCGGGATCACCCGATCAGAGTTCGCAAATCTGCTATTTGGCTGA
- a CDS encoding glycosyltransferase family 2 protein produces the protein MKKSARSDVTVAVVIPAYNAERTLAETISSVRNQTHHALDIVVVDDGSKDHTLAIAQAVAEIDPRVRVLKQRNSGVAAARNAGWRSTSADLVAFLDADDIWSPDKIERQLAALERGGPNVGLVYTWYAMIDHNNYIIYRSDEVSIEGDVLDEVLADNFIGNASSPLVRRNILDATGGFDSSLQQRDAQGCEDLLFYCLAAEFSHFVVVPDYLVGYRQTPDNMSSNLTRMLRSWILVADEMLKRHPEKRFAVRAGLSRCGRWLVQKAVEQRRYRELIRLVATMSRHDKPIAAKMLVVDTGSKAMRRLKREARSWLKQKSYFSSNADHRFALGTKYDAGWTVDPPILVSAK, from the coding sequence TTGAAGAAATCGGCAAGAAGTGACGTAACTGTTGCTGTTGTAATCCCTGCCTATAACGCGGAACGAACTCTGGCTGAAACAATCAGCAGCGTTCGCAATCAAACACATCATGCGCTCGATATCGTCGTGGTGGACGACGGTTCTAAGGACCATACCCTGGCTATTGCGCAAGCAGTCGCTGAAATAGATCCGCGTGTTCGAGTATTGAAGCAAAGAAATTCCGGCGTCGCCGCTGCTCGAAATGCGGGTTGGCGCTCTACGTCTGCCGACTTGGTGGCATTCCTAGATGCTGATGACATTTGGTCACCTGATAAAATTGAGCGACAATTGGCTGCATTGGAGAGAGGTGGTCCCAATGTCGGCCTGGTCTACACTTGGTATGCAATGATTGACCACAACAACTACATCATCTACCGGAGTGATGAGGTTTCCATCGAGGGAGATGTGCTCGACGAGGTACTTGCGGATAACTTCATTGGAAATGCAAGTTCGCCACTCGTACGGCGGAATATTCTTGACGCGACGGGAGGATTTGACTCCTCACTCCAACAGCGTGACGCGCAGGGGTGTGAAGATCTCCTCTTCTACTGCTTGGCCGCTGAATTCTCACATTTTGTGGTGGTGCCGGATTATCTTGTCGGCTATCGCCAAACGCCAGACAACATGTCATCCAACCTGACGCGAATGCTACGGTCCTGGATTCTGGTCGCGGATGAAATGCTCAAGAGACACCCGGAAAAGCGTTTTGCAGTCCGGGCCGGCCTAAGCCGCTGTGGCCGCTGGCTCGTCCAGAAGGCGGTTGAACAGCGCCGATACCGCGAGCTCATCAGACTTGTCGCAACCATGTCGCGACATGACAAGCCAATTGCAGCCAAGATGCTTGTGGTCGACACGGGATCAAAGGCGATGAGGAGACTCAAAAGAGAGGCCCGATCGTGGCTGAAGCAGAAATCGTATTTCTCTTCAAATGCCGATCACCGATTTGCCTTAGGAACAAAGTACGATGCGGGTTGGACGGTGGACCCCCCCATTCTTGTCTCAGCCAAATAG
- a CDS encoding IS630 family transposase (programmed frameshift), which yields MTHPYSEDLRERAMARLNTGETIRSIAAALAIAPSCVSKWKKRLAETGALTPGRVGGRKQRTLSGERADWLRQRCRSGPFTTRGLVAELAERGIKTERRAVWVFVRAEGLSFKKTVLPAEQTRMDIARKRLRWKTHQRRIEAQRLVFLDETWIKTNMAPLRGWAPRGQRLCAAVPHGHWKTLTFIAALRCDRIDAPWVIDGPINGELFTLYIQRILVPTLAKGDIVILDNLGSHKGQAVRRAIRAAGAHLFFLPPYSPDLNPIEQVFAKLKHLIRREQPRTVEATWRKAGEMLDCFSPAECANYLTNSGYASV from the exons ATGACGCACCCATATTCTGAGGATCTTCGCGAACGGGCGATGGCGCGCCTGAACACCGGAGAAACGATACGATCGATCGCAGCAGCACTTGCGATTGCTCCCTCCTGTGTTTCGAAGTGGAAGAAGCGCCTTGCGGAGACCGGCGCTCTGACGCCCGGCCGCGTCGGCGGTCGCAAGCAGCGGACTTTGTCCGGCGAACGGGCCGACTGGCTGCGCCAGCGCTGTCGATCCGGCCCGTTCACGACGCGAGGCCTTGTGGCGGAACTGGCCGAACGCGGTATCAAGACCGAGCGACGCGCCGTTTGGGTGTTCGTCCGGGCCGAGGGCCTGAGTTTC AAAAAAACGGTTCTGCCGGCCGAGCAGACGCGGATGGATATCGCCAGGAAACGGTTGCGTTGGAAGACCCATCAACGGCGGATCGAAGCGCAGCGGCTGGTCTTTCTCGATGAGACCTGGATCAAGACCAACATGGCGCCCCTCAGGGGGTGGGCACCGCGTGGTCAACGCCTATGTGCCGCGGTTCCGCATGGGCACTGGAAAACCCTGACATTCATTGCCGCCTTGCGCTGCGACCGCATCGACGCCCCTTGGGTCATCGATGGGCCGATCAACGGCGAACTCTTTACCCTCTATATCCAGAGGATCCTCGTGCCCACGCTCGCCAAGGGCGACATCGTCATCCTCGACAATCTCGGCAGCCATAAGGGCCAAGCTGTCCGTCGTGCCATCCGGGCCGCAGGCGCGCACCTCTTCTTCCTGCCGCCTTACAGCCCGGACCTCAATCCCATCGAGCAAGTCTTTGCCAAGCTCAAGCACCTAATTAGGAGAGAACAGCCTCGCACAGTCGAAGCGACATGGCGCAAGGCTGGTGAAATGCTCGACTGCTTCTCGCCAGCAGAATGCGCAAACTACCTCACAAACTCAGGATATGCTTCCGTATGA
- a CDS encoding TfuA-like protein, with protein sequence MKVIFAGPSLPDAGSLAGEGIRVLPPATQGDVLAVVEQGANVIGLIDGGFEYAAPVWHKEILRALSLGVTVLGAASMGALRAAECHSFGMIGIGRIFEDYRTGRLVDDAAVALLHAPSALGGKPLTIPLVNVCATLDAMERNELLADGLRQVIEDAANAIFFKRRTWRTIVEQCADVAEPDRPHLLATLVSHSVDQKRIDALELLKMVQSTADIRVNAGLSWKLRETSFSTRSAL encoded by the coding sequence TTGAAGGTCATTTTCGCGGGTCCCAGTCTTCCCGACGCAGGCTCACTTGCCGGCGAGGGGATACGCGTCCTGCCGCCCGCCACGCAGGGCGATGTTTTGGCTGTGGTGGAACAGGGTGCCAATGTCATCGGTCTGATTGATGGCGGTTTCGAATACGCCGCGCCGGTCTGGCATAAGGAAATTCTCCGTGCTCTTTCGCTTGGCGTGACTGTCCTCGGAGCGGCAAGCATGGGCGCGCTGCGCGCTGCGGAATGTCATTCGTTCGGGATGATCGGGATCGGCCGCATTTTCGAAGACTATCGGACGGGTCGGCTGGTCGACGATGCCGCCGTTGCACTCCTGCACGCGCCGAGCGCGCTGGGCGGCAAGCCGCTGACCATACCGCTGGTCAATGTCTGCGCCACGCTTGATGCCATGGAAAGGAATGAGTTGCTCGCAGATGGGCTGCGCCAGGTCATTGAAGACGCCGCGAACGCAATATTCTTCAAGAGGCGGACGTGGCGGACAATCGTCGAGCAATGCGCTGACGTAGCCGAGCCAGATCGCCCGCACCTTCTGGCCACTCTCGTGTCGCATTCCGTTGACCAAAAACGCATCGATGCATTGGAATTGTTAAAGATGGTGCAGTCGACCGCCGATATTCGCGTGAATGCCGGTTTGTCCTGGAAACTGCGCGAAACCTCGTTCTCCACACGGTCCGCATTGTGA
- a CDS encoding YcaO-like family protein, whose translation MSPRETLSRVEPFLARFGITRIARHTGLDDIGIPVWCSYTPNSRSIVIAQGKGLTDIDAKVSSVMEAVERAVAGEPFVDPVRNTSFGLQAMGHKIDTLSCLIAMHKPDLRPDEETEWVAGINILTGEPVYIPFEAVLLDRTRDARYWMSSDGLASGNNFEEAVFHGVLERIERDATVLWQVGGERDRYAGCVDPRGFKDEALTGLIDKIEKSGLALRLFDITSDLAIPCFTAILGPRDSVPGQPDRQGGRDIRLVEVTGGTGAHPSPVRAAIRAVTEAAQSRLTYISGARDDISPATFSRSLPPLMRRAFDAVPISPAAGPVRHRTPGHRDLTHLLQHVLEALRNKGINSVIAVPLSDDTLPFGVVKVVIPELENPEGSRARQFGTRALARAIGF comes from the coding sequence ATATCGCCGCGGGAAACTCTTTCCCGCGTCGAGCCTTTTTTAGCTCGGTTCGGCATTACCAGGATTGCACGACATACCGGGCTTGATGACATCGGAATTCCCGTCTGGTGCTCCTATACCCCGAATTCACGCTCAATCGTGATTGCTCAGGGGAAGGGGCTGACCGATATCGACGCCAAAGTATCCAGCGTCATGGAGGCTGTGGAACGGGCAGTTGCCGGCGAACCTTTCGTTGATCCTGTCCGCAATACCTCGTTCGGTCTGCAGGCGATGGGGCACAAGATCGATACGCTGAGCTGCCTGATCGCCATGCATAAACCCGACCTCAGGCCAGACGAGGAGACGGAATGGGTGGCCGGCATCAACATCCTCACCGGCGAGCCGGTTTATATCCCTTTTGAAGCGGTGCTGCTCGACCGCACGCGCGATGCGCGATACTGGATGTCATCTGATGGCTTGGCATCTGGAAACAATTTCGAGGAGGCCGTTTTCCACGGCGTGCTCGAGCGGATTGAGCGGGATGCGACCGTGCTGTGGCAGGTTGGCGGGGAAAGGGATCGTTATGCCGGCTGCGTCGATCCCCGCGGCTTCAAGGATGAAGCACTGACCGGGTTGATCGACAAGATCGAAAAATCAGGATTGGCGCTCCGGCTCTTCGATATCACAAGCGATCTCGCCATTCCCTGTTTCACCGCCATTCTGGGTCCCAGGGACTCCGTTCCAGGCCAGCCGGATCGCCAAGGCGGCAGGGACATTCGACTCGTCGAGGTGACCGGCGGTACGGGAGCCCATCCGTCTCCCGTGCGCGCGGCCATCCGGGCGGTAACGGAAGCCGCACAATCCAGGCTCACCTATATCAGCGGAGCCAGGGACGATATTTCTCCCGCCACGTTCTCGAGATCCTTGCCGCCGCTCATGCGGCGAGCCTTCGACGCGGTTCCGATCTCGCCGGCTGCCGGTCCTGTCCGCCACCGAACGCCGGGACATCGGGATCTGACGCATTTGTTGCAGCATGTGCTGGAGGCTTTGCGGAACAAAGGGATCAACTCGGTCATCGCCGTACCCCTCAGCGACGACACGCTTCCCTTTGGCGTCGTAAAGGTCGTTATCCCCGAACTCGAAAATCCGGAGGGGTCGCGTGCTCGCCAGTTTGGAACAAGGGCGCTCGCGAGAGCGATAGGCTTTTGA
- a CDS encoding peptide antibiotic resistance protein produces MLHLQTFGDLRLTESDGEPVRYPIKGLLMMAHIYAGASHELSRYELAQFLWSDVEPELARLNLRKMLSRIREMDGGRTEVAFDFTATTVCLNKEVVSSDLDVFRAGGSPLDRLQAIAELMQRGFIGNIKPATKQIDAWIRAQRDAHALQLRQALLEALPDVQKPGAARIISSAALQILERDPNDEQVRTLLHRLSGGASFGERLPEGGGQTRVEVKRPEPGSQPTDIEHMSPIPRILPRLVLLPPTAKHADAGLALANALIEDVTIELCALRHISIVAPHTAGQIRRDSEKAAVVARHSIAYLLDTRFSEEGLFAQLIYFPTDEIVWANRFKMTPDILPRQRRVIAQQLTESVARELAENEEERLRFEANPEAYHAYLVGSSLMSKLTLPHIRRARKAFKQSLSHRSDFSPSFTGLARTFTSEWLVTAQGNNELLHLAEQHALRAIERDPGSAAGHRELGVTRLYLGDVDASVAALHLAEELSPHFADVIYSHADTLVHASRPGDALAKIRKAISLNPIAPDAYLWCAAGASFFLEQYEEAIAYVEAMKDKAPAHRIAAASCAMIGDRKRALFHRQRAESINPVFDVEKWLAIVPFKEHWQKELYREGLLKAGF; encoded by the coding sequence GTGCTTCATCTGCAGACATTTGGCGATCTGCGGCTGACTGAGTCGGATGGCGAGCCGGTTCGCTATCCGATCAAAGGTCTGTTGATGATGGCCCACATCTATGCGGGTGCGAGCCATGAACTCAGCCGTTATGAACTGGCCCAGTTTCTATGGAGCGACGTCGAGCCCGAATTGGCGCGGCTCAATTTGCGCAAAATGCTGTCCCGCATCCGGGAGATGGACGGCGGACGCACGGAAGTAGCCTTCGATTTCACTGCCACGACGGTTTGCCTCAACAAGGAGGTGGTTTCCAGCGATCTGGATGTCTTTCGAGCCGGCGGCTCGCCGCTGGATCGACTACAGGCGATCGCCGAATTGATGCAGCGCGGCTTCATCGGAAATATCAAGCCCGCGACAAAGCAGATAGATGCTTGGATCAGGGCGCAGCGGGACGCCCATGCGCTGCAATTGCGGCAAGCATTGCTGGAGGCGCTGCCCGATGTGCAAAAGCCGGGTGCTGCGCGCATCATTTCCAGCGCCGCCCTACAAATCCTTGAGCGGGATCCGAATGACGAGCAGGTCAGGACATTGCTGCATCGGCTATCCGGCGGCGCATCGTTCGGCGAGAGATTGCCGGAAGGCGGCGGCCAAACAAGGGTGGAGGTGAAGCGTCCCGAGCCCGGCAGCCAGCCGACCGATATCGAACACATGTCGCCGATCCCAAGGATCCTTCCCCGTCTGGTGTTGCTTCCCCCGACGGCGAAGCACGCCGATGCCGGACTTGCACTTGCCAACGCCCTGATCGAAGACGTCACAATCGAACTCTGTGCACTTCGGCATATTTCCATCGTCGCTCCGCATACGGCCGGACAGATCCGCCGCGACTCCGAAAAAGCGGCGGTGGTCGCCAGGCACTCGATTGCCTATCTTCTCGACACCCGGTTTTCCGAAGAGGGATTGTTCGCCCAGCTGATCTATTTCCCCACGGATGAGATCGTCTGGGCCAATCGTTTTAAGATGACCCCCGATATATTGCCGCGTCAAAGGCGGGTTATCGCCCAGCAGTTGACCGAGTCGGTGGCGCGTGAGCTGGCTGAAAACGAGGAGGAACGGCTACGTTTCGAAGCCAATCCTGAAGCCTATCACGCCTATCTCGTCGGCTCCAGCCTGATGAGCAAGCTGACGCTGCCGCATATCCGCCGGGCAAGGAAGGCGTTCAAGCAGTCGCTGTCGCATAGGTCGGATTTCTCCCCGTCATTTACCGGGCTGGCAAGAACTTTCACCAGCGAGTGGCTCGTGACGGCGCAGGGAAACAATGAACTGCTGCACCTGGCAGAGCAGCATGCGCTTCGCGCAATCGAGCGAGATCCGGGATCGGCGGCGGGCCATCGCGAGCTCGGGGTCACCAGACTTTATCTCGGTGATGTGGATGCCAGCGTCGCAGCCCTTCACCTGGCGGAAGAGCTCAGTCCGCATTTTGCCGATGTCATCTACAGTCATGCCGACACGCTCGTGCATGCATCCCGCCCCGGCGACGCGCTCGCCAAGATCAGAAAGGCAATTTCGCTCAATCCGATCGCACCTGACGCCTATCTCTGGTGTGCCGCTGGAGCCAGTTTCTTTTTGGAACAGTACGAGGAGGCCATCGCCTATGTCGAAGCGATGAAAGACAAAGCGCCGGCCCATCGTATCGCCGCGGCCAGTTGCGCAATGATCGGCGATCGAAAACGGGCACTCTTCCATCGGCAGCGCGCCGAAAGCATCAACCCGGTGTTCGACGTCGAGAAGTGGCTCGCCATCGTTCCCTTCAAGGAGCACTGGCAAAAAGAGCTATATCGGGAGGGCCTGTTGAAGGCTGGTTTTTAA
- a CDS encoding helix-turn-helix transcriptional regulator, which translates to MKAKSPNSIDVYVGNRVRVRRKTLGMTQHGLAELLGITFQQIQKYEKGTNRIGASRLQRISEILRVPVGFFFENGGSGPIEGETSELNKFLSSKEGLALNKAFIAIEDPNIRQKLVALAKSLAMTGLPDVDSDLQDPVVHN; encoded by the coding sequence ATGAAGGCAAAATCGCCGAATTCCATCGATGTCTATGTTGGCAACCGCGTGAGAGTTCGGCGAAAGACGCTCGGCATGACCCAGCATGGCTTGGCCGAACTTCTTGGCATCACCTTCCAACAGATTCAAAAATACGAAAAAGGAACGAACCGGATCGGCGCCAGCCGCCTTCAGCGCATTTCCGAGATCCTTCGCGTGCCGGTCGGCTTCTTCTTCGAGAACGGCGGTTCCGGGCCGATCGAAGGCGAGACGAGCGAATTGAACAAGTTTTTGTCCTCGAAGGAAGGGCTCGCGCTCAATAAAGCGTTCATCGCCATCGAAGATCCCAACATCAGGCAAAAGCTGGTGGCCTTGGCCAAAAGTCTGGCGATGACGGGATTGCCCGACGTCGATAGCGACCTGCAGGATCCGGTTGTACACAACTGA
- a CDS encoding class I SAM-dependent methyltransferase, with the protein MSIELDATTYIHAKPTTAHSYILPKIFDVLEDHFDGSAENDVFDLGCGTGGAAATLAKAGYDVVGVDPSSDGISKANIRYPGLALSVGSAYDDLSREYGNFSAVISLEVVEHVYDPKSFTATMFDLVKPGGIAVISTPYHGYLKNLALAATGKMDDHFMPLRDHGHIKFWSKNTLRTLLLETGFANVRFEYVGRIPAFAKSMIAVADKPL; encoded by the coding sequence ATGTCCATCGAGCTAGACGCAACCACCTATATTCACGCCAAACCGACAACCGCGCACTCCTACATCTTGCCCAAAATCTTCGATGTACTGGAGGATCATTTCGACGGCTCAGCGGAAAATGACGTCTTCGATCTCGGGTGCGGAACCGGCGGGGCTGCAGCGACTCTTGCGAAAGCAGGATATGATGTCGTCGGCGTCGATCCTTCCAGCGACGGGATCAGCAAGGCCAATATCCGTTATCCCGGCCTGGCGTTGAGCGTCGGCTCGGCCTATGACGACCTGTCCCGGGAATATGGCAACTTCAGCGCCGTTATCAGCCTGGAGGTCGTCGAGCATGTCTACGATCCGAAGAGCTTCACCGCGACGATGTTTGATCTCGTCAAGCCCGGCGGCATCGCGGTGATATCGACGCCCTATCACGGCTATCTGAAGAATCTGGCTCTGGCTGCGACGGGAAAAATGGACGATCACTTCATGCCGTTGAGGGATCACGGGCATATCAAGTTCTGGTCGAAAAACACATTGCGCACACTGTTGCTGGAGACCGGCTTCGCTAACGTCCGTTTCGAATATGTTGGAAGAATTCCTGCCTTTGCCAAATCAATGATCGCCGTCGCCGATAAGCCGCTTTAG
- a CDS encoding DUF6030 family protein yields MPDNSLPAYAKQPAGKPRIPVIFWLLLTISLSLVIGTVLLSNDMKHLRAIGHYFGLDLFPPEDKPPPPKALSRPEPPATYKLPLHATEAPMAQTASAFLRTWRISGPAMCAALRQAGVQTSEWAAASFNADTFECFYEHSAKREKDQLANSIFVIVRGDAAGTISSMRVKIVNPGTDQNGQLDPAILRVFETMLLQPQWLDFHETLNAIKNLKDVKEDGFGANIAFTHEVLNPERYNFTLSLEAISAPQKRARNYFSGRTWLPAPEPAIAANRAQPELPHQEPPAVNRN; encoded by the coding sequence TTGCCCGATAATTCGTTGCCCGCGTATGCCAAACAGCCGGCAGGAAAACCGCGGATTCCCGTGATCTTCTGGTTGCTGCTGACGATTTCCCTCTCGCTGGTCATCGGAACGGTGCTTCTGTCCAACGACATGAAACACCTGAGGGCGATCGGCCATTATTTCGGCTTGGATCTTTTCCCCCCTGAGGATAAGCCGCCGCCGCCCAAAGCGCTTTCCCGACCGGAGCCGCCGGCGACCTACAAGCTTCCTCTGCATGCCACCGAAGCGCCCATGGCACAGACCGCGTCGGCTTTTCTGCGCACATGGCGCATATCAGGGCCTGCAATGTGCGCGGCGCTGCGCCAAGCGGGCGTTCAGACCAGCGAATGGGCGGCGGCCAGCTTCAATGCCGACACGTTCGAGTGCTTTTACGAGCACAGCGCCAAGCGCGAGAAGGATCAGCTCGCGAATTCCATCTTCGTCATTGTTCGTGGCGATGCCGCCGGCACGATCAGCAGCATGCGCGTGAAGATCGTCAATCCCGGAACGGATCAGAATGGCCAGCTCGATCCGGCGATCCTGCGAGTTTTCGAAACCATGCTGCTTCAACCGCAATGGCTCGATTTTCATGAGACCCTGAATGCGATAAAAAACTTGAAGGACGTCAAGGAAGACGGCTTCGGAGCCAATATCGCCTTCACCCACGAGGTGCTCAATCCGGAGCGCTACAATTTTACCCTCTCGCTGGAGGCAATCTCAGCCCCTCAGAAAAGGGCGAGGAATTACTTTTCCGGCAGAACATGGCTTCCCGCGCCGGAGCCCGCAATTGCGGCCAACCGCGCGCAGCCGGAACTTCCCCATCAAGAGCCGCCGGCAGTAAATCGCAATTAG